From Salvia splendens isolate huo1 chromosome 3, SspV2, whole genome shotgun sequence, a single genomic window includes:
- the LOC121794426 gene encoding E3 ubiquitin protein ligase DRIP2-like: MSHQVVQVRREALAPCMTCPLCHKLFRDATTIIECLHTFCRKCIYKKLSDEEMECCPICNIDLGCVPLEKLRPDHNLQDVRAKIFPHKRIKVKAPEVVTPVALPAKRKERSLSSLVVSTPRVSAQVGMTGRRSRSIARKASRGSSFTIEKPVGNSVEDQAESSSSQEMLNKSTPNNRQNSSAGEPSNHSPDKERENCSEQWEGKFDLWKPLTCLVEAANRSKSSKSNTQYSHVKSEEQNPYEKEEGLLRKTKNKEQRKKPKLKEEKNSSDHNLLEIERPRKLRRVRQKAQNFGNFRVPPQAVLDAAGAKFDRRNWPIWFSLVASNELDGDALPLPQISASYLRIKDGSIPVSFIQKYLKRKLDLTNDVEVDIKCMGQTIIPTLTLNNLVDLWLQTASIDRVKATIGSSAKDFVMVLGYARRAPDS, from the exons TTTGCCGGAAATGCATATACAAGAAGCTTTCAGACGAGGAAATGGAATGTTGTCCAATATGTAATATTGACTTGGGATGTGTACCATTGGAAAAGTTGAG GCCGGATCATAATTTGCAAGACGTGCGGGCAAAAATTTTTCCACATAAGAGGATTAAAGTTAAGGCCCCTGAGGTAGTGACACCTGTTGCATTGCCTGCTAAGCGGAAGGAAAGATCTCTTTCATCATTGGTCGTCAGTACCCCACGAGTATCAGCACAGGTCGGCATGACTGGGAGAAGATCAAGATCTATTGCTAGAAAAGCATCAAGGGGTTCCAGTTTTACCATAGAAAAGCCTGTTGGGAATTCTGTTGAGGACCAAGCTGAAAGCTCTAGCTCACAAGAGATGCTGAACAAATCTACTCCCAATAATAGACAG AACTCCTCTGCTGGTGAGCCATCAAATCATAGTCCTgataaagaaagagagaattgCTCTGAGCAATGGGAAGGAAAATTTGATCTGTGGAAGCCTTTGACTTGCTTGGTCGAAGCAGCAAATCGAAGTAAATCCTCTAAGTCCAACACACAATATTCTCATGTCAAATCTGAAGAGCAGAATCCTTATGAGAAGGAGGAGGGTCTTCTCAGAAAGACCAAAAATAAGGAACAGAGGAAGAAACCCAAATTGAAAGAAGAGAAGAATTCTAGCGACCATAACCTTCTGGAAATTGAGAGACCCAGGAAGCTACGCAGAGTCCGGCAGAAAGCGCAAAATTTTGGGAACTTCAGGGTTCCACCTCAGGCTGTGCTTGATGCTGCAGGTGCTAAATTCGACAGAAGAAACTGGCCCATTTGGTTTTCTTTAGTTGCCTCCAATGAACT GGATGGAGATGCATTGCCCTTGCCTCAGATTTCGGCAAGTTActtgagaataaa GGACGGAAGCATACCAGTTTCATTCATTCAAAAGTACCTCAAGAGGAAGTTAGATCTTACAAATGATGTTGAG GTTGATATCAAGTGCATGGGGCAGACCATCATCCCCACGCTAACGCTGAACAATCTGGTCGATCTGTGGCTTCAAACAGCTAGTATAGACAGAGTGAAAGCCACAATCGGCTCATCAGCTAAGGATTTTGTGATGGTGCTGGGCTATGCTCGCAGGGCTCCTGATTCTTAG